CATATCTCTAAAATGTAAACTAATATGTGTCAAATCTTCCAAAAGAATAGTAATTTAAAGGCTGGGTCTTTGTCAACAAGAAGCCAACAATTCCATGATAGAGAgaaatagacatattacatggaATATTTCGACCCCACAGTGGAAGAAGTCCCCTGTAAAAGCTGGAACCAAGAATAAAATGGTAAGTTTTAGacatcagaagaaaaaaaaatgcagaGGTAATCAAGTTTCTAGGTAAGTTACCCAGCAAAGCCTTCCGTTGCATAAAATTTTGGAAATCCATCTAACATGCCCTTTGCAAAAGTGGGCTGTATTTGAACTCGGACTTTGACAGCTTCAAATGGACAGAGAGCCACATCTCCAATAGCTTGAGCAGATAAACTACTGATAAAGTATATGAAACTCTTGTTACCATCTCCCAATACATCGGAGTAAGTTTTCTTAAAGTACTCATAGAGACCATATTTGGCGCCACCCTGAAGACCATATCCGCATAACTTTCCAGACCAACCCCTCCAAAGGGAAAGAGGGCCTTGTTCTCTATAAAGAGTAGACAGTCCTGAACCAAACCCGTTATACTTAACTGGATTCACCTAATAAAGCAAGTAAATGCACAATAAAATCAGTCTgaacaaaaaaaattacaaatctcaGAGATTTGAATGAACCAATTAATACCTTCTGGGGGTAAAGTAAAACCCAGAAACATTTCTAGAACCGATCAATAAAATCGTTGCATTTCATCctaatcaaaaaaaaaattaagaatatagGCTTAACATAACAGATGTCTAAATCCCCAAAAAGATAGGAAAATGGACAAGCAAACCCTCACAATCATCTCTAATGACCACATATTGACATCTTCAATGCTGACCACTTTTCAATAAAACAAACATATACAATTCCAAAAAAAAATAGCTGATATTATAGCTTATTCAATTTTACTAATAACCCACAAAAGTATGAAACTTCATCATCGATACTTACATGCATATGAACTTTCAAGCAGTCAAGAGGGGTGCTAGCGAAGTGGGTTGTACCAGTGCTGATCATTCCCCCAAGAGCACAAATCCCATAATACTGAGGTGAGAATTGCTCAATGCGGCTTCTTTCAACACCTTTCATcctctttccttctctctctctctctctcttcttccctTTTATCAAAATACTTATTCCTTCTTAAACCCCAAAATGAAACCCACCATTTATTCGGGGCAACTCCTCCAAATAAACCCAAGTTTTTTTAGGCGACTGTCTATAATGCCCCAAAAccaaaagaaggaagagaaaacgGGACTCTGTGTTTACACGCAAACCCTTTGATCGACTTCGCCCGCCCAAAAGATTGGAACATTCAGTATACGAATAGAATATCACATGCGTGGTTGCATTGGCAGCACTAATCATTTTCTCCTCCTAAACATAATTACTATTTCTTTTTCCAGTTAACAAATGTTTAATAACACTGATTACCAAAAtaattggtttttttttcttcttttttttttaacaaaacttTTCTGGCATCTTTACCTTAAAGATTTctggcattttttttttttttgaaaagaacCATCTAATTAATTTAAGATCATTATTTAGTCTAAGGTAAGAGAAATGCTATATAACCTCTCTGCCAAATTATAAAGTACTTTTCTGTTCAATGGTAATTgtgaatatatattttaataaaaaaaacatttttaggACTAGAACGCTTTCAATAATTTTTGTATGGCGTCCCTAATCTATATTAGACTCATGGATTAGCTTTGCATATTTTTGGTTAGAGGTTATTACTTCTTTCTTCAATGGTGTAATACACTTCCATTATTTTCGATTAATTTTACCTTACCAAAAACCTATCTCATTTCTTCAAAATATATAACTAAAATCTCACTTTTTTGTTTTACATCTAATTTTAACTTTAcacaatacattttttttttagggGAATTGCATTATAcattgatttttctattttttatgggaatattttaaaaatatggcttttatgctATTAATGTACAAAAATATaggaattatatttttattaatttgtaagggaaattttattaaagaaaaaaataaaatatgagaaACATAATTAGTAGCTAATTAAAATATGGAAGCtaaattttaaactaaaacaCATCAGCCAACATAGGGGTaattggttacctatgttactaaaatcatagttacttattattcattttttaatgaagcgttcttccttcaaatttgatgttttttttatatttaatatgagtaacccgtcaCTCCTCttatagtaactggttacccctcctatAGTAGAAAGTTACTCatttcagggtaactggttacccttcttggtacatgttatttaactgagctctaagattttatttttacataattGTGAAAGAataatcaagtaactggttaccttacccaaaatttgaagaaaaaaaaagtacaatctaagaaaaatgaaaataatgtttataataaataaataatataataaacacaatccatattaaaaaaaatttgcaaaacaaccaaataaaaatttaatataaaaaaataaataagctaaaaaaataataatcaaattacaatgatacctttccaaattaataaaacttgaataAGAGTAAAAATATAGCATAAACTAACTTTTacacaaaaatatgggaaaataaaactataaaagtgaaaattcttaaaaaaaaaatcatacattaactttttttttttttaaaaaaaccatatttttgtacactattaaaaatctcatataaaaatgtaatttctttattttttatattatttatctattttgttttttaattttaattatgaaataatgaGAAAAAATAAGATTAATGagataaaattaagaaaaaaatgtaTGATGAATAATAATACTAAAATGTAAAATACAcactatataaataaaaaaatatataaaatagataatttgaaattcgattttttaagattaccaacttaattgttcaaattaaataattaattgttgaactgttatagaaatgtttaaacagacacaaagactgtttgaacagaaatcagatatgtttaaacagtttgtgaccagaagataaaaacgaacataaagtaaataacacacgaatttttacgtggtatcagcaatctttgcagattgctactagtccacgaggccacgcccagagaatgaaatttattagaagaatatctaaacgattacaaaaccaaattgacttgtacaaataaagactccctcttgaatttgtcgcaactgttgtaatctaaactcctaatcaaatttcttaagtgctaagatcttgaactcccttcaaatcataacacttgcacttttcctcccgaaaagtgactcacgaacaagacttctcccgaagcttgatgaacaatgtccaagtgtgttcaacctgcacaattaacacaaagaaaacaatacaaaagtacactgtaataaaccactaagaacttgctggactcaagttcttcacataataaaaaaagtctctctaaaacttgaaaaatatttggaaaataatacaccaagagagatgataaaAAACCAGCAATCTAatgatgattatatactttttagaatccctttaggtcgtggaaaacaaatcagaaatcaaacagccaataaatggaaaatcttccaaaacagtaaagtcagaatctgttcaaatagACTGGcaatctgttcaaacagattcattgaaccttgacagtttttcaacccaatttgcttaaataaataaggaaataatatatacattatcactgcaagctgtacacgatttctgggcaaccaaattagatcaacaaataaaaataaatactaataatttccatataaacTAATTTCAataaaagatattcttttataggaaattatatatttattttataatcatatatagaataatctaattatagaacaaatttcacaacaaaacaggaaactacccattttttaaatttattcttttaattaattttgtcattactttttttttctttatattctgAAGGTATGTTTATTTTACATAATTTGTTAATGACCTTTAAACTTTTGCAACCAAATATagatgtcaaaaaaaaaaaaaaagactccaACATTAAACTATTGCAATCAAATTGTTTACTGTTTAAGTTATTTggatgaaaataaaaaaaatagagcttCTCATTTCATTTGTTTTGATGGTGTTgttgatataatttttttatattatatctTATTTTCCACGAGTCTTATTTTTGTTGTGTACTTTAAAGGATTTGAAAATCTTTAATTTAtgaaaaatttattttataatatattagaTATGTTTGATTtctgtatgattttttttttagattttggatttttaatttaTATGTTCATCTCTATCTGATATATTTTTACGAAAAAAAAAATAGGCAGACATTGCGGTATTTTTGGTGCAAAAATTATTTGGAATACTTGTTACATATTTATGTTGATCTTCGGTTAGTTGgaagatatattttatttttaagattATTCACATTAATTGTCCAAATAGTGAAGTTCTAGCTATTTCAAGATGTGGTATTTGTTATCATTTTCTTGGATGAATCAATTTGTTAGTACACATTTTCACCATTAAATTTGGAGTTGAATAACAATTTGTGTATTTCGGTTTGAATATGAAGCAAATTGGCCCAGATGTTCATTTGGACCAATTTTCAACTTCATTGGGTTGG
The genomic region above belongs to Humulus lupulus chromosome 1, drHumLupu1.1, whole genome shotgun sequence and contains:
- the LOC133787243 gene encoding mitochondrial phosphate carrier protein 1, mitochondrial, which translates into the protein MKGVERSRIEQFSPQYYGICALGGMISTGTTHFASTPLDCLKVHMHVNPVKYNGFGSGLSTLYREQGPLSLWRGWSGKLCGYGLQGGAKYGLYEYFKKTYSDVLGDGNKSFIYFISSLSAQAIGDVALCPFEAVKVRVQIQPTFAKGMLDGFPKFYATEGFAGFYRGLLPLWGRNIPFSMIMFTTFEHSVDFIYRNILQNSKENCSRAQQLSVSCIAGFTASAVGTVVSNPADIIVSSLHKKNAGTMMQTIRNTGIANLFTRSLPVRMTIIGPLVTMQWFLYDSIKVLIGLPTSGGLGKRLEEGNLSTNKNQ